Proteins encoded by one window of Salvia splendens isolate huo1 chromosome 14, SspV2, whole genome shotgun sequence:
- the LOC121765359 gene encoding type II inositol polyphosphate 5-phosphatase 15-like isoform X2 — MDDLTNDALINGTNFRTYSENLAVRSDSDDEFSAGAVDGKVEIEDAALNYHKAPKVFDRFYNSSSEEEEEDEVSSSSNYQRRLDYMLQFLDRKLSTSSSPDQPLPEYTSSGSGIGIFKPPVRAPVHPNRPPCIELRPHPLRETQVGRFLRRIVSVDDGGGPQLWAGSESGIRVWDLKNDIYSGGNEGEEEGTVRYWESAPVAAAALCLVGDGGNRVVWSGHKDGRIICWKMMDFSIAGGRGNSVSRNGFHEVFSWQAYRGPVLSMVMSSYGDLWSGSEGGAVKIWPWEALEKSLSFTVGEKHMASLLVERSYIDLRSQVTQNGAYNSIFSSDIKYMLSDLVGAKVWTASYQSFALWDARTKELLKVLNIDGQIENMSVDSLMEDEMRMKFVSNSKEKAPNSFNFFQRSRNAILGAADAVRRAAAKGGFGDDNRRIEGLVATVDGMIWIGCANGLLVQWDGNGNRLQDLQHHAFAVQSLCTVGTRIWVGYISGIVQVLDLSGKLLGQWMAHQSPVIDLAVGDGYMFTLANHGGIRGWSISSPGPLDNIFRAMLSGKEFLYTSLENVKIMAGTWNVAQGRAAPDSLISWLGSSAADVDIVVVGLQEVEMGAGFLAMSAARETMGLEGSSAGQWWLDMIGKTLDEGSTFSRVGSRQLAGLLISVWARNNIQSHVGDVDVAAVPCGLGRAIGNKGAVGLRMRVYGRVMCFVNCHFAAHLEAVSRRNADFDHVYRTMFFSRPSSILNGAAAGVSSSVQVLRTTNAMSVNPVDVVPELSEADMVVFLGDFNYRLDGISYDEARDFVSQRCFDWLRERDQLRAEMEAGNVFQGMREAVIKFPPTYKFEKHQPGLAGYDSGEKKRIPAWCDRILFRDSRSASASTCSLDCPVVASVLLYEACMDVTDSDHKPVRCIFNVEVARVDETVRRQEFGEIIRSNEKVKRLIEELAKVPEAIVSTNNIILQNQETSILRITNKSRKDKAIYEIVCEGLSTINENGQASDHHPRGSFGFPRWLQVNPAAGIIQGDQTAEIAIRHEEFQTLEEFVDGVPQNFWCEDARDKEAMLLIKVLGSCTTETKCHRIRVRYSITGKRTPMNRKANNPLPSQTNLLRSDFKLSGSCDVVDQLRNLNSP; from the exons ATGGATGACCTAACCAACGACGCTCTGATCAACGGCACCAATTTCCGTACTTACTCGGAGAATTTGGCCGTCCGCTCCGATTCCGACGACGAGTTCTCCGCCGGCGCCGTCGACGGAAAGGTGGAAATCGAAGATGCGGCATTGAATTATCATAAGGCGCCGAAAGTGTTCGACCGTTTCTACAACTCGTCGTctgaggaggaagaagaggatgaGGTCAGTAGCTCTTCAAATTACCAGCGGCGATTGGATTATATGCTTCAATTTCTGGACCGGAAGCTCTCCACATCTTCGTCTCCGGATCAGCCGCTTCCGGAGTACACTAGTTCCGGCAGTGGGATCGGTATTTTCAAGCCACCGGTTCGGGCACCGGTTCATCCGAACCGGCCGCCGTGCATTGAGCTGAGGCCGCATCCGTTGAGGGAGACTCAGGTAGGGCGGTTCCTTAGGAGGATCGTCTCGGTGGATGATGGTGGTGGGCCGCAGCTGTGGGCGGGGTCGGAGAGCGGGATCAGGGTGTGGGATTTGAAGAATGATATTTATAGTGGGGGAAATGAGGGAGAAGAGGAGGGCACGGTGAGGTATTGGGAGTCAGCTCCTGTGGCTGCTGCTGCTCTGTGTTTGGTGGGAGATGGAGGGAATAGAGTTGTGTGGAGTGGGCATAAGGATGGTAGGATTATTTGTTGGAAGATGATGGATTTTTCGATTGCGGGTGGAAGAGGCAATAGTGTAAGTAGAAATGGATTTCATGAGGTGTTTTCCTGGCAAGCGTATCGAGGGCCGGTGCTATCCATGGTTATGAGCTCTTATG GGGATTTGTGGTCTGGTTCTGAGGGTGGTGCAGTGAAGATATGGCCTTGGGAAGCTCTTGAGAAGTCTCTTTCCTTTACAGTTGGTGAAAAACACATGGCTTCCTTGCTGGTAGAGAGATCATATATTGACCTAAGGAGCCAAGTCACACAGAATGGCGCCTATAATAGCATATTTTCTTCAGATATCAAGTATATGTTATCGGACCTTGTCGGGGCAAAGGTTTGGACTGCCAGTTATCAGTCATTCGCTTTGTG GGATGCTCGAACCAAAGAATTGTTGAAAGTATTAAACATTGATGGTCAGATTGAGAATATGTCAGTTGATTCTTTGATGGAGGATGAGATGCGGATGAAGTTTGTATCTAATTCTAAAGAGAAGGCACCGaattcttttaatttctttCAACGTTCACGAAATGCTATACTAGGAGCAGCAGATGCTGTTCGTCGAGCTGCAGCAAAAGGAGGTTTTGGAGATGATAATAGGCGTATAGAGGGATTGGTTGCAACAGTTGATGGAATGATTTGGATTGGATGTGCAAATGGGTTACTTGTGCAATGGGATGGGAATGGCAACCGCTTGCAAGATCTTCAGCACCATGCTTTtgctgtccaaagtctctgcaCAGTTGGAACTCGGATATGGGTAGGTTATATAAGTGGCATTGTACAAGTTCTGGACCTCAGTGGTAAGTTGCTTGGACAATGGATGGCTCATCAAAGCCCTGTGATAGATTTAGCTGTTGGGGATGGTTATATGTTTACTTTGGCTAATCATGGTGGTATTCGTGGATGGAGCATCAGTTCACCTGGACCACTTGACAATATATTTCGTGCCATGTTGTCTGGAAAGGAATTTTTGTACACAAGTCTAGAGAATGTGAAAATTATGGCTGGAACATGGAATGTTGCACAAGGAAGAGCAGCCCCTGATTCCCTAATATCATGGCTTGGCTCATCAGCTGCAGATGTTGACATTGTTGTCGTTGGGTTACAGGAGGTGGAAATGGGTGCTGGTTTTCTCGCCATGTCTGCTGCTAGAGAAACA ATGGGTCTTGAGGGTAGTTCTGCAGGACAATGGTGGCTAGATATGATTGGAAAAACGTTGGATGAGGGATCCACCTTTTCACGTGTTGGCTCAAGGCAGTTGGCTGGTTTGCTTATCTCTGTGTG GGCTAGAAACAACATTCAAAGCCATGTCGGAGATGTTGATGTAGCTGCAGTTCCTTGTGGTTTGGGTCGAGCAATTGGAAATAAG GGAGCTGTTGGGCTGAGGATGAGAGTGTATGGTCGGGTGATGTGCTTTGTGAATTGTCATTTTGCTGCACACTTAGAGGCTGTTAGCCGTCGAAATGCTGATTTTGACCATGTCTATCGAACAATGTTTTTCAGTCGGCCATCCAGTATTTTAAATGGTGCAGCTG CGGGTGTCTCATCATCGGTTCAAGTACTTCGCACTACAAAT GCTATGAGTGTTAATCCAGTGGATGTTGTTCCAGAGCTTTCTGAAGCCGACATGGTTGTTTTTCTAGGGGACTTCAACTATCGGCTGGATGGCATATCATACGACGAAGCAAGAGATTTTGTTTCACAAAGATGCTTTGATTGGCTTAGAGAAAGAGATCAGTTGCGAGCAGAAATGGAAGCGGGGAATGTCTTCCAAGGAATGCGGGAAGCTGTTATCAAGTTTCCTCCGACATACAAATTTGAAAAACACCAACCTGGTTTGGCAG GGTATGACTCTGGAGAGAAGAAACGGATTCCTGCCTGGTGTGACAGAATTTTGTTCCGTGATAGCCGTTCAGCTTCAGCGTCTACGTGCAGCTTAGACTGTCCAGTGGTTGCATCTGTGTTGCT CTATGAAGCTTGCATGGATGTAACCGACAGTGATCACAAGCCTGTCCGTTGCATTTTTAATGTGGAGGTAGCTCGAGTTGATGAGACTGTAAGAAGACAAGAGTTTGGAGAGATCATCAGATCAAATGAGAAAGTAAAGCGTCTAATTGAAGAACTAGCCAAAGTTCCCGAAGCCATTGTCAGCACTAATAACATAATCCTTCAGAACCAGGAGACATCTATATTGCGTATAACAAATAAATCCAGAAAAGACAAAGCTATTTATGAAATAGTTTGTGAAGGTCTGTCCACAATTAATGAAAACGGACAAGCATCTGATCATCACCCAAGAGGTTCTTTTGGCTTCCCCAGATGGCTTCAG GTGAATCCTGCTGCTGGAATCATCCAAGGGGACCAGACTGCTGAAATAGCAATCAGACACGA
- the LOC121765359 gene encoding type II inositol polyphosphate 5-phosphatase 15-like isoform X3: MDDLTNDALINGTNFRTYSENLAVRSDSDDEFSAGAVDGKVEIEDAALNYHKAPKVFDRFYNSSSEEEEEDEVSSSSNYQRRLDYMLQFLDRKLSTSSSPDQPLPEYTSSGSGIGIFKPPVRAPVHPNRPPCIELRPHPLRETQVGRFLRRIVSVDDGGGPQLWAGSESGIRVWDLKNDIYSGGNEGEEEGTVRYWESAPVAAAALCLVGDGGNRVVWSGHKDGRIICWKMMDFSIAGGRGNSVSRNGFHEVFSWQAYRGPVLSMVMSSYGDLWSGSEGGAVKIWPWEALEKSLSFTVGEKHMASLLVERSYIDLRSQVTQNGAYNSIFSSDIKYMLSDLVGAKVWTASYQSFALWDARTKELLKVLNIDGQIENMSVDSLMEDEMRMKFVSNSKEKAPNSFNFFQRSRNAILGAADAVRRAAAKGGFGDDNRRIEGLVATVDGMIWIGCANGLLVQWDGNGNRLQDLQHHAFAVQSLCTVGTRIWVGYISGIVQVLDLSGKLLGQWMAHQSPVIDLAVGDGYMFTLANHGGIRGWSISSPGPLDNIFRAMLSGKEFLYTSLENVKIMAGTWNVAQGRAAPDSLISWLGSSAADVDIVVVGLQEVEMGAGFLAMSAARETMGLEGSSAGQWWLDMIGKTLDEGSTFSRVGSRQLAGLLISVWARNNIQSHVGDVDVAAVPCGLGRAIGNKGAVGLRMRVYGRVMCFVNCHFAAHLEAVSRRNADFDHVYRTMFFSRPSSILNGAAAGVSSSVQVLRTTNAMSVNPVDVVPELSEADMVVFLGDFNYRLDGISYDEARDFVSQRCFDWLRERDQLRAEMEAGNVFQGMREAVIKFPPTYKFEKHQPGLAGYDSGEKKRIPAWCDRILFRDSRSASASTCSLDCPVVASVLLYEACMDVTDSDHKPVRCIFNVEVARVDETVRRQEFGEIIRSNEKVKRLIEELAKVPEAIVCPQLMKTDKHLIITQEVLLASPDGFR, translated from the exons ATGGATGACCTAACCAACGACGCTCTGATCAACGGCACCAATTTCCGTACTTACTCGGAGAATTTGGCCGTCCGCTCCGATTCCGACGACGAGTTCTCCGCCGGCGCCGTCGACGGAAAGGTGGAAATCGAAGATGCGGCATTGAATTATCATAAGGCGCCGAAAGTGTTCGACCGTTTCTACAACTCGTCGTctgaggaggaagaagaggatgaGGTCAGTAGCTCTTCAAATTACCAGCGGCGATTGGATTATATGCTTCAATTTCTGGACCGGAAGCTCTCCACATCTTCGTCTCCGGATCAGCCGCTTCCGGAGTACACTAGTTCCGGCAGTGGGATCGGTATTTTCAAGCCACCGGTTCGGGCACCGGTTCATCCGAACCGGCCGCCGTGCATTGAGCTGAGGCCGCATCCGTTGAGGGAGACTCAGGTAGGGCGGTTCCTTAGGAGGATCGTCTCGGTGGATGATGGTGGTGGGCCGCAGCTGTGGGCGGGGTCGGAGAGCGGGATCAGGGTGTGGGATTTGAAGAATGATATTTATAGTGGGGGAAATGAGGGAGAAGAGGAGGGCACGGTGAGGTATTGGGAGTCAGCTCCTGTGGCTGCTGCTGCTCTGTGTTTGGTGGGAGATGGAGGGAATAGAGTTGTGTGGAGTGGGCATAAGGATGGTAGGATTATTTGTTGGAAGATGATGGATTTTTCGATTGCGGGTGGAAGAGGCAATAGTGTAAGTAGAAATGGATTTCATGAGGTGTTTTCCTGGCAAGCGTATCGAGGGCCGGTGCTATCCATGGTTATGAGCTCTTATG GGGATTTGTGGTCTGGTTCTGAGGGTGGTGCAGTGAAGATATGGCCTTGGGAAGCTCTTGAGAAGTCTCTTTCCTTTACAGTTGGTGAAAAACACATGGCTTCCTTGCTGGTAGAGAGATCATATATTGACCTAAGGAGCCAAGTCACACAGAATGGCGCCTATAATAGCATATTTTCTTCAGATATCAAGTATATGTTATCGGACCTTGTCGGGGCAAAGGTTTGGACTGCCAGTTATCAGTCATTCGCTTTGTG GGATGCTCGAACCAAAGAATTGTTGAAAGTATTAAACATTGATGGTCAGATTGAGAATATGTCAGTTGATTCTTTGATGGAGGATGAGATGCGGATGAAGTTTGTATCTAATTCTAAAGAGAAGGCACCGaattcttttaatttctttCAACGTTCACGAAATGCTATACTAGGAGCAGCAGATGCTGTTCGTCGAGCTGCAGCAAAAGGAGGTTTTGGAGATGATAATAGGCGTATAGAGGGATTGGTTGCAACAGTTGATGGAATGATTTGGATTGGATGTGCAAATGGGTTACTTGTGCAATGGGATGGGAATGGCAACCGCTTGCAAGATCTTCAGCACCATGCTTTtgctgtccaaagtctctgcaCAGTTGGAACTCGGATATGGGTAGGTTATATAAGTGGCATTGTACAAGTTCTGGACCTCAGTGGTAAGTTGCTTGGACAATGGATGGCTCATCAAAGCCCTGTGATAGATTTAGCTGTTGGGGATGGTTATATGTTTACTTTGGCTAATCATGGTGGTATTCGTGGATGGAGCATCAGTTCACCTGGACCACTTGACAATATATTTCGTGCCATGTTGTCTGGAAAGGAATTTTTGTACACAAGTCTAGAGAATGTGAAAATTATGGCTGGAACATGGAATGTTGCACAAGGAAGAGCAGCCCCTGATTCCCTAATATCATGGCTTGGCTCATCAGCTGCAGATGTTGACATTGTTGTCGTTGGGTTACAGGAGGTGGAAATGGGTGCTGGTTTTCTCGCCATGTCTGCTGCTAGAGAAACA ATGGGTCTTGAGGGTAGTTCTGCAGGACAATGGTGGCTAGATATGATTGGAAAAACGTTGGATGAGGGATCCACCTTTTCACGTGTTGGCTCAAGGCAGTTGGCTGGTTTGCTTATCTCTGTGTG GGCTAGAAACAACATTCAAAGCCATGTCGGAGATGTTGATGTAGCTGCAGTTCCTTGTGGTTTGGGTCGAGCAATTGGAAATAAG GGAGCTGTTGGGCTGAGGATGAGAGTGTATGGTCGGGTGATGTGCTTTGTGAATTGTCATTTTGCTGCACACTTAGAGGCTGTTAGCCGTCGAAATGCTGATTTTGACCATGTCTATCGAACAATGTTTTTCAGTCGGCCATCCAGTATTTTAAATGGTGCAGCTG CGGGTGTCTCATCATCGGTTCAAGTACTTCGCACTACAAAT GCTATGAGTGTTAATCCAGTGGATGTTGTTCCAGAGCTTTCTGAAGCCGACATGGTTGTTTTTCTAGGGGACTTCAACTATCGGCTGGATGGCATATCATACGACGAAGCAAGAGATTTTGTTTCACAAAGATGCTTTGATTGGCTTAGAGAAAGAGATCAGTTGCGAGCAGAAATGGAAGCGGGGAATGTCTTCCAAGGAATGCGGGAAGCTGTTATCAAGTTTCCTCCGACATACAAATTTGAAAAACACCAACCTGGTTTGGCAG GGTATGACTCTGGAGAGAAGAAACGGATTCCTGCCTGGTGTGACAGAATTTTGTTCCGTGATAGCCGTTCAGCTTCAGCGTCTACGTGCAGCTTAGACTGTCCAGTGGTTGCATCTGTGTTGCT CTATGAAGCTTGCATGGATGTAACCGACAGTGATCACAAGCCTGTCCGTTGCATTTTTAATGTGGAGGTAGCTCGAGTTGATGAGACTGTAAGAAGACAAGAGTTTGGAGAGATCATCAGATCAAATGAGAAAGTAAAGCGTCTAATTGAAGAACTAGCCAAAGTTCCCGAAGCCATT GTCTGTCCACAATTAATGAAAACGGACAAGCATCTGATCATCACCCAAGAGGTTCTTTTGGCTTCCCCAGATGGCTTCAG GTGA
- the LOC121765359 gene encoding type II inositol polyphosphate 5-phosphatase 15-like isoform X1: MDDLTNDALINGTNFRTYSENLAVRSDSDDEFSAGAVDGKVEIEDAALNYHKAPKVFDRFYNSSSEEEEEDEVSSSSNYQRRLDYMLQFLDRKLSTSSSPDQPLPEYTSSGSGIGIFKPPVRAPVHPNRPPCIELRPHPLRETQVGRFLRRIVSVDDGGGPQLWAGSESGIRVWDLKNDIYSGGNEGEEEGTVRYWESAPVAAAALCLVGDGGNRVVWSGHKDGRIICWKMMDFSIAGGRGNSVSRNGFHEVFSWQAYRGPVLSMVMSSYGDLWSGSEGGAVKIWPWEALEKSLSFTVGEKHMASLLVERSYIDLRSQVTQNGAYNSIFSSDIKYMLSDLVGAKVWTASYQSFALWDARTKELLKVLNIDGQIENMSVDSLMEDEMRMKFVSNSKEKAPNSFNFFQRSRNAILGAADAVRRAAAKGGFGDDNRRIEGLVATVDGMIWIGCANGLLVQWDGNGNRLQDLQHHAFAVQSLCTVGTRIWVGYISGIVQVLDLSGKLLGQWMAHQSPVIDLAVGDGYMFTLANHGGIRGWSISSPGPLDNIFRAMLSGKEFLYTSLENVKIMAGTWNVAQGRAAPDSLISWLGSSAADVDIVVVGLQEVEMGAGFLAMSAARETMGLEGSSAGQWWLDMIGKTLDEGSTFSRVGSRQLAGLLISVWARNNIQSHVGDVDVAAVPCGLGRAIGNKGAVGLRMRVYGRVMCFVNCHFAAHLEAVSRRNADFDHVYRTMFFSRPSSILNGAAGMMLHLVLCCLLACSMLLLSLFYGSSLPLVLCIAAGVSSSVQVLRTTNAMSVNPVDVVPELSEADMVVFLGDFNYRLDGISYDEARDFVSQRCFDWLRERDQLRAEMEAGNVFQGMREAVIKFPPTYKFEKHQPGLAGYDSGEKKRIPAWCDRILFRDSRSASASTCSLDCPVVASVLLYEACMDVTDSDHKPVRCIFNVEVARVDETVRRQEFGEIIRSNEKVKRLIEELAKVPEAIVSTNNIILQNQETSILRITNKSRKDKAIYEIVCEGLSTINENGQASDHHPRGSFGFPRWLQVNPAAGIIQGDQTAEIAIRHEEFQTLEEFVDGVPQNFWCEDARDKEAMLLIKVLGSCTTETKCHRIRVRYSITGKRTPMNRKANNPLPSQTNLLRSDFKLSGSCDVVDQLRNLNSP; encoded by the exons ATGGATGACCTAACCAACGACGCTCTGATCAACGGCACCAATTTCCGTACTTACTCGGAGAATTTGGCCGTCCGCTCCGATTCCGACGACGAGTTCTCCGCCGGCGCCGTCGACGGAAAGGTGGAAATCGAAGATGCGGCATTGAATTATCATAAGGCGCCGAAAGTGTTCGACCGTTTCTACAACTCGTCGTctgaggaggaagaagaggatgaGGTCAGTAGCTCTTCAAATTACCAGCGGCGATTGGATTATATGCTTCAATTTCTGGACCGGAAGCTCTCCACATCTTCGTCTCCGGATCAGCCGCTTCCGGAGTACACTAGTTCCGGCAGTGGGATCGGTATTTTCAAGCCACCGGTTCGGGCACCGGTTCATCCGAACCGGCCGCCGTGCATTGAGCTGAGGCCGCATCCGTTGAGGGAGACTCAGGTAGGGCGGTTCCTTAGGAGGATCGTCTCGGTGGATGATGGTGGTGGGCCGCAGCTGTGGGCGGGGTCGGAGAGCGGGATCAGGGTGTGGGATTTGAAGAATGATATTTATAGTGGGGGAAATGAGGGAGAAGAGGAGGGCACGGTGAGGTATTGGGAGTCAGCTCCTGTGGCTGCTGCTGCTCTGTGTTTGGTGGGAGATGGAGGGAATAGAGTTGTGTGGAGTGGGCATAAGGATGGTAGGATTATTTGTTGGAAGATGATGGATTTTTCGATTGCGGGTGGAAGAGGCAATAGTGTAAGTAGAAATGGATTTCATGAGGTGTTTTCCTGGCAAGCGTATCGAGGGCCGGTGCTATCCATGGTTATGAGCTCTTATG GGGATTTGTGGTCTGGTTCTGAGGGTGGTGCAGTGAAGATATGGCCTTGGGAAGCTCTTGAGAAGTCTCTTTCCTTTACAGTTGGTGAAAAACACATGGCTTCCTTGCTGGTAGAGAGATCATATATTGACCTAAGGAGCCAAGTCACACAGAATGGCGCCTATAATAGCATATTTTCTTCAGATATCAAGTATATGTTATCGGACCTTGTCGGGGCAAAGGTTTGGACTGCCAGTTATCAGTCATTCGCTTTGTG GGATGCTCGAACCAAAGAATTGTTGAAAGTATTAAACATTGATGGTCAGATTGAGAATATGTCAGTTGATTCTTTGATGGAGGATGAGATGCGGATGAAGTTTGTATCTAATTCTAAAGAGAAGGCACCGaattcttttaatttctttCAACGTTCACGAAATGCTATACTAGGAGCAGCAGATGCTGTTCGTCGAGCTGCAGCAAAAGGAGGTTTTGGAGATGATAATAGGCGTATAGAGGGATTGGTTGCAACAGTTGATGGAATGATTTGGATTGGATGTGCAAATGGGTTACTTGTGCAATGGGATGGGAATGGCAACCGCTTGCAAGATCTTCAGCACCATGCTTTtgctgtccaaagtctctgcaCAGTTGGAACTCGGATATGGGTAGGTTATATAAGTGGCATTGTACAAGTTCTGGACCTCAGTGGTAAGTTGCTTGGACAATGGATGGCTCATCAAAGCCCTGTGATAGATTTAGCTGTTGGGGATGGTTATATGTTTACTTTGGCTAATCATGGTGGTATTCGTGGATGGAGCATCAGTTCACCTGGACCACTTGACAATATATTTCGTGCCATGTTGTCTGGAAAGGAATTTTTGTACACAAGTCTAGAGAATGTGAAAATTATGGCTGGAACATGGAATGTTGCACAAGGAAGAGCAGCCCCTGATTCCCTAATATCATGGCTTGGCTCATCAGCTGCAGATGTTGACATTGTTGTCGTTGGGTTACAGGAGGTGGAAATGGGTGCTGGTTTTCTCGCCATGTCTGCTGCTAGAGAAACA ATGGGTCTTGAGGGTAGTTCTGCAGGACAATGGTGGCTAGATATGATTGGAAAAACGTTGGATGAGGGATCCACCTTTTCACGTGTTGGCTCAAGGCAGTTGGCTGGTTTGCTTATCTCTGTGTG GGCTAGAAACAACATTCAAAGCCATGTCGGAGATGTTGATGTAGCTGCAGTTCCTTGTGGTTTGGGTCGAGCAATTGGAAATAAG GGAGCTGTTGGGCTGAGGATGAGAGTGTATGGTCGGGTGATGTGCTTTGTGAATTGTCATTTTGCTGCACACTTAGAGGCTGTTAGCCGTCGAAATGCTGATTTTGACCATGTCTATCGAACAATGTTTTTCAGTCGGCCATCCAGTATTTTAAATGGTGCAGCTGGTATGATGCTGCATTTAGTCTTATGTTGCTTGCTTGCCTGCTCAATGTTATTATTATCACTTTTTTATGGTTCGAGCTTGCCATTGGTCCTTTGTATTGCAGCGGGTGTCTCATCATCGGTTCAAGTACTTCGCACTACAAAT GCTATGAGTGTTAATCCAGTGGATGTTGTTCCAGAGCTTTCTGAAGCCGACATGGTTGTTTTTCTAGGGGACTTCAACTATCGGCTGGATGGCATATCATACGACGAAGCAAGAGATTTTGTTTCACAAAGATGCTTTGATTGGCTTAGAGAAAGAGATCAGTTGCGAGCAGAAATGGAAGCGGGGAATGTCTTCCAAGGAATGCGGGAAGCTGTTATCAAGTTTCCTCCGACATACAAATTTGAAAAACACCAACCTGGTTTGGCAG GGTATGACTCTGGAGAGAAGAAACGGATTCCTGCCTGGTGTGACAGAATTTTGTTCCGTGATAGCCGTTCAGCTTCAGCGTCTACGTGCAGCTTAGACTGTCCAGTGGTTGCATCTGTGTTGCT CTATGAAGCTTGCATGGATGTAACCGACAGTGATCACAAGCCTGTCCGTTGCATTTTTAATGTGGAGGTAGCTCGAGTTGATGAGACTGTAAGAAGACAAGAGTTTGGAGAGATCATCAGATCAAATGAGAAAGTAAAGCGTCTAATTGAAGAACTAGCCAAAGTTCCCGAAGCCATTGTCAGCACTAATAACATAATCCTTCAGAACCAGGAGACATCTATATTGCGTATAACAAATAAATCCAGAAAAGACAAAGCTATTTATGAAATAGTTTGTGAAGGTCTGTCCACAATTAATGAAAACGGACAAGCATCTGATCATCACCCAAGAGGTTCTTTTGGCTTCCCCAGATGGCTTCAG GTGAATCCTGCTGCTGGAATCATCCAAGGGGACCAGACTGCTGAAATAGCAATCAGACACGA